The Candidatus Tanganyikabacteria bacterium nucleotide sequence ATGCCGCCGGGGCCCATCATGCCGGGACCCATGCCGGCGCCCTTGCCACCGGGGCCCATCATGCCGGGGCCCATCGGCCCGGGTGGCGGCGCCGCCTTGAACTCGTCGGCCGAGATCGCGCCGTCGCCATCCTTATCCAGCTTGGCGAAGAAGTCCTTCTTGACGGCCTCGAAGTCCACCTGGCCGCCGCCGCCGCCAGCAGAGGCGAATAGCGAGTCGACGAAGGAGGTCGCCGTGGTGTCGGAGGTCGAGGAGGTGGTGCCGGTGAGGGCCGCGAGACCGCAGCCCGGTAGGGTGAGCGCCAGGAGCGCGATGGTTGCGAATTTGTTCATGGGTTCATTATCGCTCCGGATGCGGGCAACCTGCCGTCCTTGTTTGGCACCTAATTATCACGATTGCAGCATGTCGACCGCGACCCGCTTGAGGCGGCGGTCCCGGGCGCACGTGAACCAGAGCCGGCGCTCCGCCCAGGCCAGGTGGCGCGGCGCGCCGTCCACGGCATAGGCCCCGAGCACGGCGCCTTCGCTGTCCACCCGGTAGATGGCGCCGGCGTCGCAGCACCAGAACTGCCGGCCGTCCCAGACCAGGCCGCCGCCGGCCACCGGGGAGTCGATCGTCCCGCGGACGTCTCCCAGTTCGGCATCCACCAGGTAGGTGCGCTTCTCGCTGAAAGACCCGTGCCACAGGTGGGTGCCGTCCCAGGCGAGGCCGGAGGCCTTCACGCGGGTGGGAATGCGCCGCACCACGCGCCCCGCGGCCGGATCGATCACCAGGATGCGGTACTGCCCGGGAGCCGACTGGTAGAGCCAGGTGCCGTCCCAGGCGGTGCCGCCGCCCGCGCCCTCGGCCGGCGCCTCGGCGTGCACGCCGCCTGTCTGGCGGTCGAGGCAGTAGAGCGTTTCGCCCGCCTCGTCGAGCACCCAGAAATGGGACCCGTCCCACGTCACGCCGCCCGGTGCCTCGCCCGGGCACTCGAGGGTGGCGGTGATGGCCAGCTGGACCAGGTCCCTCGTGACAGGCGTATGCAAAGCGGATCCCTCCGGAGAATGTCTTGCGTCGGTAAACCCTGGGCTGATCATCCTACCATCGCTCGTCCGCGTCCGCGACCGGGGATTGGGCGGTTTGGCCGCCTGCGGGTCTCGGGCCTCGGCAGCCAGGCGGACTCAGGAGCGGGAGAGTCCGGGATGGGCGGCGAGCAAGGCGTCCAGCGCCTTGCGCCGCATGCTGAAAGCCTGCTTGGCGTCCGCGTCCATCTCGCCGAAGGTCAAGTCCGACCCGTCAGGCTGGAACAGCCGATCCCAGCCGAACCCTCGCGTGCCGCGCGGCTTGACGATGCGTCCCGCCACGGCGCCCTCGTAGTACGCCACACCGCCCGCGGGCGAGGCCAGGCCGAAGTAGATCCTGGCCTCGGCGCGATCGTCGCCGAGCCGCGCGGCGAGGTCGGAGAGCCCTTCATCCCCGAGGCATTGCAGGAACCACTTGATCAGCGGCCCAGGCAGGCCCCGCAGGCACGAGAGGTAGAGCGACGTGTCCTCGACGATGAAGGTGCCTTCCCGGTGCCGCCGCGCTTCAGCCAGCTTTTCGGCGATGATGGCCCTGGCGTCCATCTCCTGGATCTCCGGCAGATCGACGTCCCATTGCTCGACCCCGGCGACGAAGGACCGGACTTCCTCGAACTTCCCGGCATTGCCGGTGACGAAGAACAGCGGCATCGCGGCGGCCTCAGGTCGTCGCCGGCGAGAAGTGGGAGGCGAAGCTCCTGAACTCCCCGGCTGAATCGCGGGATGCGATGAGGTTCTCGAAGTAGGTCCGGACGGTGACGTTTCGCCCACAGAGGGCGACGAACTCCTCCTTGCGGATCCGCAGGACCTTGACCCCATCCTTGCCGGGCGAGACCGTAGCCGTGCGCTTGCCGCTGATGCTGGCCATCTCCCCGAAAAGCTCGTTCTTGCCCAGAGTGGCGACGACGTGGCCATCGAGCGTGACCTGGGCCGTCCCGGCG carries:
- a CDS encoding non-canonical purine NTP pyrophosphatase; protein product: MPLFFVTGNAGKFEEVRSFVAGVEQWDVDLPEIQEMDARAIIAEKLAEARRHREGTFIVEDTSLYLSCLRGLPGPLIKWFLQCLGDEGLSDLAARLGDDRAEARIYFGLASPAGGVAYYEGAVAGRIVKPRGTRGFGWDRLFQPDGSDLTFGEMDADAKQAFSMRRKALDALLAAHPGLSRS